A single Thermoanaerobaculia bacterium DNA region contains:
- a CDS encoding orotidine 5'-phosphate decarboxylase / HUMPS family protein, translating into MTGAREKICVALDFAGSSDAREFAARVRGRCGWFKIGLELFVSEGPGLVAEIARSGKVFLDLKLHDIPNTVAAAAKAAVRTGASLVNVHASGG; encoded by the coding sequence GTGACGGGCGCGCGGGAGAAGATCTGCGTCGCGCTCGATTTCGCCGGCTCCTCCGACGCGCGGGAGTTCGCCGCACGCGTCCGGGGCCGGTGCGGGTGGTTCAAGATCGGCCTCGAGCTCTTCGTCTCCGAGGGCCCGGGGCTGGTCGCGGAGATCGCGCGCTCGGGAAAGGTGTTCCTCGACCTCAAGCTCCACGACATCCCGAACACCGTCGCGGCCGCCGCGAAAGCCGCCGTGCGGACGGGAGCGTCGCTCGTCAACGTCCACGCCTCCGGAGGGC
- a CDS encoding dihydroorotate dehydrogenase, producing the protein MTSSYLSVALGPVRLANPIATASGTFGYGLEFADVLDLSSIGALFTKGLSLQPHEGNAPPRICETPSGMLNAIGLQNVGIETFLREKLPLLAAAGATVFANIWGDEEEEYVEIARALSGAPGLAGIELNISCPNVRKGGMLFGNSPEATASLVGKVRKATDAPLVVKLSPNAPDLVESARAARGAGADVLSLVNTFVGMAVDPETGAPRISFGTGGLSGPAIRPLAVRMVHQVHRALPDAPLWGIGGIETLSDVLEFMAVGASAVQVGTANFRDPGVSARLVRELDAWCAERSIAARDLIGRTP; encoded by the coding sequence ATGACGTCGAGTTATCTGTCGGTCGCGCTCGGCCCGGTGCGCCTGGCCAATCCGATCGCCACGGCGTCGGGCACGTTCGGGTACGGTCTCGAATTCGCGGACGTCCTGGATCTCTCCTCGATCGGCGCCCTCTTCACGAAAGGGCTTTCGCTGCAGCCCCACGAGGGCAACGCGCCGCCGAGGATCTGCGAGACGCCCTCGGGAATGCTGAACGCGATCGGCCTGCAGAACGTCGGGATCGAGACGTTCCTCCGCGAGAAACTTCCGCTGCTGGCCGCGGCCGGCGCGACCGTCTTCGCCAACATCTGGGGAGACGAGGAAGAGGAGTACGTCGAGATCGCGCGCGCCCTCTCGGGAGCGCCGGGTCTCGCCGGGATCGAGCTCAACATCTCCTGTCCGAACGTGCGCAAGGGGGGGATGCTGTTCGGCAACTCGCCGGAGGCGACGGCGTCGCTCGTGGGGAAGGTTCGAAAAGCGACGGACGCGCCGCTCGTCGTGAAGCTCTCGCCCAACGCCCCGGACCTCGTCGAATCCGCGCGCGCGGCGCGGGGCGCCGGAGCGGACGTGCTTTCGCTCGTCAACACGTTCGTCGGAATGGCGGTCGATCCCGAAACCGGGGCGCCCCGGATCTCGTTCGGGACCGGCGGGCTTTCCGGTCCGGCGATCCGTCCGCTCGCGGTGCGCATGGTCCACCAGGTCCATCGCGCGCTGCCGGACGCCCCGCTCTGGGGGATCGGCGGAATCGAGACGCTCTCGGACGTGCTCGAATTCATGGCCGTGGGGGCTTCGGCCGTGCAGGTGGGAACGGCGAATTTCCGCGACCCCGGGGTTTCCGCGCGGCTCGTCCGGGAGCTCGACGCGTGGTGCGCCGAGCGCTCCATCGCGGCGCGCGACCTGATCGGGAGGACGCCGTGA
- a CDS encoding dihydroorotate dehydrogenase electron transfer subunit, protein MRDIKARVTSRTDHAPGLFSLHCSAPDLAAGVRAGQFAMIGVEGRSRPFLRRAFSVADVDRHAGTVEFLVKVVGVGTACLSALVPGEEVALLAPLGNAFTASDLARGDRVAIVAGGVGVAPFPLLLRELGSRGVVADLFFGGRSAPDLAYRAKISPLVTGAEKDATDDGTAGEPGRVTDLLARTLGGGGGYRRVYACGPTPMFRSLARVLDGKGIAAEFSTEAPMGCGFGVCLACVLPKPGGGFLVSCQEGPILAPSAVDWSRCR, encoded by the coding sequence ATGCGGGACATCAAGGCGCGCGTCACATCGCGGACCGACCACGCGCCCGGGCTCTTCTCCCTCCACTGCTCGGCGCCGGACCTCGCCGCCGGCGTGCGCGCGGGGCAGTTCGCCATGATCGGAGTCGAAGGAAGGAGCCGTCCCTTCCTGCGCCGGGCCTTTTCGGTCGCCGACGTCGACCGGCACGCCGGGACCGTCGAGTTCCTCGTCAAGGTCGTCGGCGTCGGAACCGCGTGCCTCTCGGCGCTCGTTCCGGGCGAGGAGGTCGCGCTGCTCGCACCTCTCGGGAACGCGTTCACGGCTTCGGACCTCGCGCGCGGAGATCGCGTCGCGATCGTCGCGGGAGGCGTCGGCGTCGCCCCCTTTCCCCTGCTCCTCCGGGAGCTCGGGTCGCGAGGCGTCGTCGCGGACCTCTTCTTCGGCGGTCGCTCCGCTCCCGACCTCGCCTACCGCGCGAAGATCTCGCCGCTCGTCACCGGGGCGGAGAAGGACGCGACCGACGACGGGACCGCCGGGGAGCCGGGCCGCGTGACCGACCTCCTCGCGCGGACGCTCGGCGGGGGAGGGGGATATCGCCGCGTTTACGCCTGCGGGCCGACGCCGATGTTCCGCTCGCTCGCGAGGGTCCTCGACGGAAAAGGGATCGCCGCCGAATTCTCGACGGAGGCCCCGATGGGCTGCGGCTTCGGCGTCTGCCTCGCGTGCGTCCTCCCGAAGCCCGGGGGCGGATTCCTCGTCTCCTGCCAGGAAGGGCCGATCCTCGCCCCTTCCGCGGTGGACTGGAGCCGTTGCCGATGA
- a CDS encoding uracil-DNA glycosylase, giving the protein MTESLARIARDVVDCRLCPRLVAWREEAAAEPPRRFRGERYWARPLPAFGDPAARVLLVGLAPAAHGGNRTGRIFTGDSSGDFLFAALHAAGFANRPHSVSRNDGLALRGVLVTAAARCAPPGNRPTPAEFDRCRPYLVREIAALPDLRVVVALGGLAFDRTLRAFRAAGLAIPPPRPRFAHGSEAAIGPYTLLGAYHPSQQNTFTGRLTPAMLRAVLRRAGRIAGLARMVD; this is encoded by the coding sequence GTGACGGAATCGCTCGCGAGGATCGCGCGCGACGTCGTCGACTGCCGCCTCTGCCCGCGGCTCGTCGCCTGGCGCGAGGAGGCGGCGGCGGAACCGCCGCGGCGGTTCCGCGGAGAACGCTACTGGGCGCGTCCGCTGCCCGCGTTCGGAGACCCGGCCGCCCGGGTGCTCCTCGTCGGACTGGCGCCCGCGGCGCACGGGGGGAACCGGACCGGCCGCATCTTCACCGGCGACTCGTCGGGAGATTTCCTCTTCGCCGCGCTTCACGCCGCGGGATTCGCGAACCGCCCTCACTCGGTCTCCCGGAACGACGGCCTGGCGCTCAGGGGCGTCCTCGTGACGGCGGCCGCGCGCTGCGCCCCGCCCGGCAACCGGCCGACTCCCGCGGAATTCGATCGCTGCCGGCCCTACCTCGTCCGCGAAATCGCGGCGCTCCCGGACCTGCGCGTCGTCGTCGCGCTCGGCGGCCTCGCGTTCGATCGCACGCTGCGGGCGTTCCGTGCCGCCGGCCTCGCGATCCCGCCGCCGCGGCCGCGTTTCGCGCACGGATCGGAAGCGGCGATCGGCCCGTACACGCTCCTCGGCGCGTATCACCCGAGCCAGCAGAACACGTTCACGGGGAGGCTGACGCCCGCGATGCTCCGCGCGGTGCTCCGGCGCGCGGGGAGGATCGCGGGACTCGCGCGCATGGTGGACTGA
- a CDS encoding tetratricopeptide repeat protein, translating into MTPRGRARRGPAAVCALLVALAASMAEGRPAAPADPAPALAELRREIESAHPPSLAEQSRRLTGIGERYLASGDPARAIELLSEAVADDPDNGAAAAELTLAYVRHGDLEFAEFYLDAAIRTSHADPADARVFLELGELYAERNRTSEALRAWEEALRLGGDDPSIRARMGKLRRDWAYGHGQQYFEGSAFEAFYDPGVPVDAVESTLHFLDERRTELAGFFESPLAASPVVILYQGRRYFSWMDTPDWVGGVYDGRIHVPLPPDGPEAESYRGLLSHELAHAFISEISRGRAPGWLQEGVAQYVEGRRISAAEAAKTLAVIPLDSLAELSSSFSQRTDRDRARAAYRLALYCVQELIREHGAGAASCVLRDLGAGMPLETAVRAETGRALSDLEAEWRATLRRSAPRRG; encoded by the coding sequence ATGACGCCACGCGGGAGAGCTCGGCGCGGGCCGGCGGCGGTCTGCGCCCTGCTCGTCGCTCTCGCCGCATCGATGGCGGAAGGCCGCCCGGCCGCGCCCGCGGATCCCGCCCCGGCGCTCGCCGAGCTGCGGCGCGAGATCGAGAGCGCGCACCCTCCGTCCCTCGCGGAACAATCGAGACGCCTGACGGGCATCGGCGAGCGCTATCTCGCCTCCGGCGATCCGGCGCGCGCGATCGAGCTCCTGTCGGAGGCCGTCGCGGACGATCCCGACAACGGAGCGGCGGCCGCCGAGCTCACGCTGGCCTACGTCCGGCACGGCGATCTCGAGTTCGCGGAGTTCTATCTCGACGCCGCGATCCGGACGAGTCACGCCGATCCCGCCGACGCCCGGGTCTTTCTCGAGCTCGGGGAGCTGTATGCCGAACGCAACCGCACGAGCGAAGCCCTCCGCGCCTGGGAAGAGGCGCTCCGCCTGGGAGGCGACGATCCGTCGATCCGGGCCCGGATGGGAAAGCTGAGGAGGGACTGGGCCTACGGGCACGGACAGCAGTACTTCGAGGGGAGCGCGTTCGAGGCCTTCTACGACCCCGGGGTGCCCGTCGACGCCGTCGAATCGACGCTGCATTTCCTCGACGAGCGCCGGACCGAGCTCGCGGGTTTCTTCGAGAGTCCGCTCGCGGCGTCTCCCGTCGTGATCCTGTACCAGGGGCGGCGCTATTTCAGCTGGATGGACACGCCCGACTGGGTCGGCGGGGTCTACGACGGTCGCATCCACGTCCCTCTTCCGCCCGACGGCCCGGAGGCGGAGAGCTACCGCGGGCTGCTCTCGCACGAGCTCGCGCACGCCTTCATTTCGGAGATCTCGCGGGGGCGCGCGCCGGGGTGGCTCCAGGAGGGCGTGGCTCAGTACGTGGAGGGAAGGCGGATCTCCGCGGCCGAGGCGGCGAAGACGCTCGCCGTCATTCCCCTCGATTCGCTGGCGGAACTCTCCTCGTCGTTTTCCCAGAGGACCGATCGGGACAGGGCGCGCGCGGCGTACCGGCTGGCCCTCTACTGCGTGCAGGAGCTCATCCGGGAGCATGGCGCGGGCGCGGCGTCGTGCGTCCTGCGCGACCTCGGGGCGGGGATGCCTCTCGAGACCGCCGTCCGAGCCGAGACGGGCCGGGCGCTGTCGGACCTCGAGGCGGAATGGCGCGCAACGCTTCGCCGGTCCGCGCCGCGCCGAGGCTAG